From Diospyros lotus cultivar Yz01 chromosome 4, ASM1463336v1, whole genome shotgun sequence, a single genomic window includes:
- the LOC127799723 gene encoding uncharacterized protein LOC127799723, with protein MWSRKSQWVSPVQVVPKKTGFTVVANERNELVPMQVQNSWRVCIDYRRLNQATRKDHFPLSFIDQMLERLAGKSHYCFLDGFSVGAVLSQRVEKKSYVIAYASRTLDNTQANYTTTEKELLTIVLPSSSDATTMDCQPIRDDFPDELLYHLHGTEPC; from the exons atgtggtcaagaaagag CCagtgggtgagtccagtgcaAGTAGTTCCGAAGAAGACAGGATTCACAGTGGTAGCCAATGAGAGGAATGAGCTAGTGCCCATGCAagtgcagaacagctggagagtctgcattgactaTAGGAGGCTCAACCAAGCTACCAGGAAGGATCATTTCCCACTctcattcattgatcagatgctaGAGAGGTTAGCTGGAAAGTCCCATTACTGCTTCCTTGATGGTTTCTCTG ttGGTGCCGTCCTTTCACAACGAGTGGAGAAGAAGTCCTACGTCATTGCTTATGCCTCGCGCACTCTGGACAACAcccaagcaaactacaccactacTGAAAAGGAGCTTCTTAccattgt gctTCCTTCCTCTTCAGATGCCACTACCATGGACTGTCAGCCTATCAGAGATgacttcccagatgagttactcTATCACTTGCATGGTactgagccctg TTGA